A genomic region of Tsukamurella pulmonis contains the following coding sequences:
- a CDS encoding PadR family transcriptional regulator, giving the protein MHIDKDLVAASATPLVLSILSRGDSYGYAILTRVRELSGGRLEWSDGMLYPLLHRLERLGQVESRWERAETGRRRKHYAITPAGREALADRRDQWRVVSAALDGLWSDGAPQAGLA; this is encoded by the coding sequence GTGCACATCGACAAGGATCTGGTCGCCGCCTCGGCGACCCCGCTGGTGCTGAGCATCCTCAGCCGCGGCGACAGCTACGGCTACGCCATCCTCACCCGCGTCCGGGAGCTCTCGGGCGGGCGGCTGGAGTGGTCCGACGGCATGCTCTATCCGCTGCTGCACCGGCTCGAGCGGCTCGGCCAGGTCGAGTCCCGTTGGGAGAGAGCCGAGACCGGTCGCCGCCGCAAGCACTACGCCATCACGCCGGCCGGGCGGGAGGCGCTCGCGGACCGTCGGGACCAGTGGCGGGTCGTCAGTGCCGCCCTGGACGGCCTCTGGTCCGACGGTGCGCCGCAGGCGGGCCTCGCATGA